One window of Bacillus sp. FJAT-45350 genomic DNA carries:
- a CDS encoding prepilin peptidase, with protein sequence MDVFIYIYLFIFGLVLGSFYNVVGLRVPVEESIVKPRSHCPNCKRTLTALDLVPVFSYLLIRGKCRGCGLKISPLYPLMELSTGLLFVLAYYFIGLQWELLVALLFISMLVIIFVSDVRYMLIPDKILLVFAPMFLVLRVFVAPLSPWWDMLLGAVVGFTLLFIIAVVSRGGMGGGDIKLFAVLGLVLGLQDVLLAFFLSTLFGTIFGIAGLLTGKVKRGKPMPFGPYIVLGTILTYFFGQDIIQWYFDLLW encoded by the coding sequence ATGGATGTATTTATCTATATTTATCTGTTTATATTTGGTTTGGTTTTAGGCTCATTTTATAATGTTGTTGGTTTGCGAGTACCGGTGGAAGAATCTATTGTAAAGCCACGGTCTCATTGTCCGAATTGCAAACGTACATTAACAGCTTTGGATTTAGTACCTGTTTTTTCTTATTTATTAATTAGAGGGAAATGTCGTGGTTGTGGGTTAAAAATATCTCCGTTGTATCCGTTAATGGAGTTATCGACAGGTCTTTTATTTGTCCTAGCTTATTATTTTATTGGATTGCAGTGGGAGCTTCTTGTTGCTTTATTGTTTATTTCTATGCTTGTGATTATTTTCGTTAGTGATGTTCGATATATGTTAATTCCAGATAAAATATTACTAGTATTTGCACCTATGTTTCTAGTTTTACGGGTATTCGTAGCCCCTTTATCTCCTTGGTGGGATATGTTATTGGGTGCTGTTGTCGGTTTTACACTTTTGTTTATAATTGCTGTTGTTAGCCGTGGTGGTATGGGCGGTGGCGACATTAAATTGTTTGCAGTGCTTGGACTTGTGTTAGGGCTACAAGATGTCCTTTTAGCTTTCTTCTTATCAACATTGTTTGGTACCATATTTGGAATCGCTGGGTTACTGACTGGGAAAGTCAAACGAGGAAAACCAATGCCTTTTGGACCATATATCGTTCTTGGGACGATTCTAACTTACTTCTTTGGTCAAGACATTATACAATGGTATTTTGATTTGTTATGGTAG
- the pilM gene encoding type IV pilus biogenesis protein PilM, whose amino-acid sequence MNLFQSKKDMRTSIIIKDHVIRYVHAKKPSLDSIRSFGERFLPEGVIREGQIIDRETLEIIFEECIEHWKIKRHAIQFCVPDSFVVVRNILIPKEVAEDDIRMHLHMEMGESIHLPFENPSFDFKLLGEKDGQKEILLIASPEKVVMELYEFLSELKLQPNVADVSSLSLYRLFTKVDKALSDEHLLLVQLDRSSINLTVFYSHKPMFTRHFRLNSDDEKWAIKGDVEMESLVWEGEIEEIDGQAEELITEVERVMNFYRFSVHKGKEGVNRIAITGDHPYLERMIDICKESFDLPVETLLDVEIISATGAIPYQFHDTVGLMLKKEVR is encoded by the coding sequence ATGAATCTTTTTCAGTCAAAAAAAGACATGCGTACAAGTATCATTATTAAAGACCATGTTATTCGCTATGTTCATGCAAAGAAACCGAGCCTTGATTCGATTCGTTCATTTGGGGAGCGTTTCTTACCTGAAGGGGTCATTAGAGAGGGTCAAATTATTGACCGAGAAACGTTAGAGATTATTTTCGAGGAATGTATTGAGCATTGGAAGATTAAACGACATGCCATTCAATTCTGTGTACCAGATTCTTTTGTAGTCGTAAGGAATATATTGATACCAAAAGAAGTGGCAGAAGATGATATTCGAATGCATCTTCATATGGAAATGGGAGAGTCGATTCACCTCCCTTTTGAAAACCCATCTTTTGATTTTAAGCTGTTAGGTGAAAAAGATGGACAGAAAGAGATATTATTAATTGCTTCTCCAGAAAAAGTCGTTATGGAGTTGTATGAATTTTTATCTGAATTAAAGCTTCAACCGAATGTAGCAGATGTTTCGTCACTTTCGTTGTATCGTTTATTTACGAAAGTCGATAAGGCACTTTCGGACGAGCATTTACTTCTTGTGCAGCTTGACCGTTCATCTATTAATCTAACAGTTTTCTATTCACATAAGCCAATGTTTACACGTCATTTTCGTTTAAATAGTGATGATGAGAAATGGGCAATTAAAGGTGATGTGGAGATGGAAAGCTTAGTTTGGGAAGGTGAAATTGAGGAGATTGATGGACAAGCAGAGGAGTTAATTACTGAGGTGGAACGAGTGATGAATTTTTATCGTTTCTCTGTTCATAAAGGAAAAGAAGGAGTCAACCGGATTGCGATTACAGGTGACCATCCTTACTTAGAGCGAATGATAGACATTTGCAAAGAAAGCTTTGATTTGCCAGTAGAAACATTATTAGATGTAGAGATTATTTCAGCTACAGGAGCTATCCCTTATCAATTTCATGATACTGTCGGACTGATGCTGAAAAAAGAGGTGCGCTAA